A window of Bacteroidales bacterium contains these coding sequences:
- a CDS encoding cytidine deaminase produces the protein MIHKELTTKYIEYDNINQLPEDEQLLVKKAIEALDTSYAPYSQFKVGAAIKLSSGNIIIGSNQENSVSPLCLCAERVAIFTTKVAYPDDIIEKIAITAFTDNFEIEEPVAPCGSCRQVMVETVNRQNGKEFKIILHSSNGKIMAFNSINDMLPFSFNEGRLQK, from the coding sequence ATGATACATAAAGAATTAACTACAAAATATATTGAATACGACAATATTAACCAATTACCGGAAGACGAACAATTGTTAGTAAAAAAGGCAATTGAAGCACTTGATACATCTTATGCTCCATATTCACAATTCAAAGTCGGTGCGGCAATTAAACTCAGTTCGGGGAATATTATTATCGGCAGCAATCAGGAGAACTCCGTTTCTCCTTTGTGCTTGTGTGCTGAAAGAGTAGCAATTTTTACTACAAAAGTTGCTTATCCTGATGATATCATAGAAAAAATAGCAATCACAGCATTTACAGATAATTTTGAAATTGAAGAACCCGTTGCTCCCTGCGGATCATGCCGGCAAGTTATGGTAGAAACAGTAAACAGGCAAAACGGAAAAGAATTTAAAATAATTCTTCATTCTTCAAATGGCAAAATCATGGCTTTCAATTCAATTAACGATATGCTTCCCTTTAGTTTCAATGAAGGACGACTTCAAAAATAA
- a CDS encoding nucleoside phosphorylase encodes MDTKKNSELVTNATGGVYHLNLHSNEIADNIILVGDPGRVKKVSSYFDKVEVHKENREIITETGYYRGVPISVISTGMGTDNIDIVVNELDVLANFNLESKTEKKDKKTLNLIRIGTCGALRSDIPLNTPIISRYTIGLDGLLYFYDTPTHVLNPDLADKFSEFTNWNKNLPKIYGCKSSESLDIKFDEKFLRGITITAPGFYGPQGRNIRLPLKYPELNSKMGNFEYKNCKVSNMEMESSALYGLGQSLGHNTITICIAIANRANGEFISDYSKGMENLITSVLNSLTE; translated from the coding sequence ATGGACACTAAAAAAAATTCAGAACTTGTAACAAATGCAACCGGTGGTGTTTATCATCTCAATCTACATAGCAATGAAATAGCAGATAACATCATACTTGTTGGTGACCCTGGAAGAGTAAAAAAAGTTTCCAGCTATTTTGATAAGGTTGAAGTACACAAAGAAAACAGAGAAATTATTACAGAAACAGGTTATTACAGAGGTGTGCCCATTTCCGTTATTTCAACAGGTATGGGAACCGATAATATTGATATTGTTGTTAATGAATTGGATGTACTTGCAAATTTTAACTTGGAAAGTAAAACCGAAAAAAAGGATAAGAAAACTCTCAATTTGATTAGAATAGGAACTTGCGGCGCACTCCGTAGTGATATTCCGCTCAATACTCCAATTATTAGCCGCTATACGATAGGATTAGACGGGTTGTTATATTTTTACGACACCCCTACTCATGTTTTAAATCCCGATTTGGCAGATAAATTTTCAGAATTTACAAACTGGAATAAAAATTTGCCTAAGATTTACGGATGTAAGTCATCGGAATCCCTTGACATCAAGTTCGATGAAAAATTTTTACGCGGAATAACCATTACCGCACCCGGATTTTACGGTCCTCAAGGAAGAAACATCCGCTTGCCGCTTAAGTATCCGGAACTAAATTCTAAAATGGGAAATTTCGAATATAAAAACTGTAAAGTAAGCAATATGGAAATGGAATCTTCGGCATTATATGGTTTGGGGCAATCACTCGGACATAATACTATTACCATATGTATTGCTATTGCAAATCGCGCTAACGGCGAATTTATTTCCGATTACAGTAAAGGAATGGAAAATTTAATCACTTCGGTACTAAACTCATTAACAGAATAA
- a CDS encoding insulinase family protein, with protein sequence MIVCTDNNIRYIHIPTNSQISHLGILVNSGTRDENNDEFGAAHLIEHLLFKGTKTKSSRIISQKFDNIGADINAYTTKEETCFHVSFLSEYYPRMMELLSDMLFNSSFPNKEVENEINVIKEEIASYHDSPSELIFDEFEDALFENHSIGHNILGNIDSLNAFNKNQSKIPNFYSRNYSNENIIIWSSGNISEKKFNSLFLKHFGNSTLQNEGNNRTAPKPIRKFEIKKQRHDIQCHSIIGGRAFSYHDNHRVAFTLLNNYLGGQAMSAKLNYILREKYGLVYHVESSYIPYQDTGTFNIFYECDKNNHEKISSIIYKELEKCVKNKFSTGTLNTAKKQLKGNIAVLSDSKLAEILTFAKSLSSYNKIETLEQSFQKIDAITAEEVLNVANIVFDKDNLSQLTYFPIDE encoded by the coding sequence ATGATAGTTTGTACCGACAACAATATCCGTTATATACATATCCCGACCAATTCTCAAATTTCGCATCTCGGTATTCTTGTGAATTCCGGAACAAGAGACGAAAACAATGATGAATTTGGAGCAGCGCATTTGATAGAACATCTTCTTTTCAAAGGAACCAAAACTAAGTCTTCAAGAATTATTTCTCAAAAATTTGACAATATCGGTGCGGATATTAATGCTTATACAACAAAAGAAGAAACTTGTTTCCACGTATCTTTTCTTTCGGAATATTATCCGAGAATGATGGAATTGCTATCCGATATGCTTTTCAATTCATCTTTTCCGAATAAAGAAGTTGAGAATGAGATAAATGTCATCAAGGAGGAAATTGCATCTTATCACGATTCTCCTTCCGAATTAATTTTCGATGAATTTGAAGACGCCTTATTTGAAAATCACAGTATCGGTCACAATATACTAGGAAATATCGATTCGCTAAATGCTTTCAATAAAAATCAATCAAAGATTCCCAATTTCTATTCAAGAAATTATTCAAACGAAAATATAATAATTTGGTCGTCGGGAAATATTTCCGAAAAAAAATTCAACTCATTATTCCTAAAGCATTTCGGAAATTCGACATTACAAAACGAAGGCAATAATAGAACTGCTCCAAAACCTATTCGGAAATTCGAAATAAAAAAACAAAGACATGACATTCAATGTCATTCTATAATCGGCGGAAGAGCATTCTCTTACCACGATAATCATCGTGTAGCGTTCACACTTCTCAACAATTATTTAGGAGGTCAGGCCATGTCTGCAAAACTGAATTATATCTTGAGAGAAAAATACGGTCTGGTTTATCATGTTGAGTCGTCGTATATTCCGTATCAAGATACCGGCACTTTCAATATATTTTATGAATGTGATAAAAATAATCATGAAAAGATCAGTTCCATCATTTATAAAGAATTGGAAAAATGTGTAAAGAATAAATTTTCAACCGGCACATTAAACACGGCAAAGAAGCAATTAAAAGGAAATATTGCTGTTTTAAGTGATTCAAAACTCGCAGAGATTTTAACATTTGCCAAATCACTATCGTCATATAATAAGATTGAAACTTTAGAACAAAGTTTTCAAAAAATTGATGCGATTACCGCGGAAGAAGTTTTAAATGTTGCAAATATTGTTTTCGATAAAGATAATTTATCTCAATTAACTTATTTTCCTATTGATGAATGA
- a CDS encoding O-methyltransferase, whose protein sequence is MNEFDKDYYESIIEYAEKYSGEENELLKRLDRETNLKTLYPRMMSGHLQGQFLKLITKMINPTNILEIGTFTGYSTLCFAEALSDKGKIYTIEANPEWQYISEKYFKESPFGDKIKIINGNAAEIIPQLDIDFELAFIDADKQSNKIYYDLLLEKMKSGSYILIDNVLWSGKILDLAKNKDKDTQIIHEFNEYVNNDNRVENILLPFRDGLSLVRIN, encoded by the coding sequence ATGAATGAATTTGATAAAGATTATTACGAAAGCATAATTGAATATGCAGAGAAATACAGCGGAGAAGAAAATGAACTGCTGAAAAGATTAGACAGGGAAACAAATCTTAAAACTTTGTACCCCCGCATGATGTCGGGACATTTACAAGGACAATTTTTAAAACTGATTACAAAAATGATAAACCCCACGAATATTCTGGAAATAGGAACATTTACAGGTTATTCAACACTATGTTTTGCGGAGGCCTTATCAGATAAAGGCAAAATTTACACTATAGAAGCAAATCCCGAATGGCAATATATTTCCGAGAAATATTTCAAAGAGTCGCCATTTGGAGATAAAATTAAAATAATTAATGGTAATGCAGCAGAGATAATCCCGCAATTGGATATTGATTTCGAACTTGCATTTATTGATGCTGATAAGCAAAGTAATAAAATTTATTATGACCTATTGCTTGAAAAAATGAAATCTGGAAGTTATATTCTGATAGATAATGTTTTGTGGAGTGGGAAAATTCTCGACTTAGCTAAGAATAAAGATAAAGACACTCAAATTATTCATGAATTTAATGAATATGTTAATAATGATAATCGAGTGGAAAATATTTTACTACCTTTCCGCGACGGACTAAGCTTAGTACGAATCAATTAA
- a CDS encoding RluA family pseudouridine synthase encodes MIADRILYEDNHLIVINKLSGEIVQSDKTGDISMIEELKSYLKEKYNKPGNVYLTAVHRIDRPVSGAVIFAKTGKAAARMGTIIKSRDFHKYYIALTCSKPNPPAGNLKNFLLKNEKQNKSYIVDSSVKNAQEAELNYQYVKSTERYHLVEIELLTGRHHQIRVQLASVGAVIKGDLKYGAPRSNPDGSISLHAHKLIFKHPVKDTEMLIIAPLPESISKLIDSY; translated from the coding sequence ATGATAGCTGATAGAATTTTATATGAAGATAATCACCTTATTGTGATTAATAAACTCTCCGGTGAGATTGTGCAATCTGATAAAACAGGTGATATTTCTATGATAGAAGAACTTAAAAGTTATCTTAAAGAGAAGTATAATAAACCCGGAAATGTTTATTTGACCGCTGTACATAGAATAGACAGACCTGTCAGCGGTGCGGTAATTTTTGCTAAAACAGGTAAAGCCGCTGCGAGAATGGGCACAATAATCAAATCACGTGATTTTCATAAATATTATATTGCTCTTACTTGTTCGAAACCAAATCCGCCGGCCGGAAATCTGAAAAACTTTCTCTTGAAAAATGAGAAGCAGAATAAATCTTATATTGTAGATAGTTCCGTTAAAAATGCCCAAGAAGCGGAATTGAATTATCAATATGTAAAAAGTACAGAGAGATACCATCTGGTTGAGATAGAGCTTTTGACGGGAAGGCATCACCAAATTAGAGTGCAATTAGCCTCGGTAGGCGCAGTAATCAAAGGCGATTTAAAATACGGGGCACCAAGATCAAATCCGGATGGATCTATAAGTTTACATGCTCATAAACTGATTTTTAAACATCCTGTAAAAGATACGGAAATGTTAATTATTGCTCCGTTACCGGAAAGTATTAGTAAATTAATTGATTCGTACTAA
- the recG gene encoding ATP-dependent DNA helicase RecG has protein sequence MNILDTSIEYIKGVGPAKAEILRNELQIYTFSHLMTYFPFRYIDKRKINTIAEIDDNTQEIQLRGYIVALETIGVGRNIRLEAKFRDKTGIITLVWFKGIRWIKDKLKPNVEYIIFGKPANFLGSYNISHPEIETISEYQQTAKLRFHPVYRSTERMKNAGLNSKGLSKIMENLFEKIYNSLNENLPAETLQKYKLISRKEALYKIHFPTSENDIQESNRRLKFEELFFLQMNIITSKIRKSTITKGFIFDKVGDLFNTFYHNNIQFELTGAQKKVVKEIRNDFKKGKQMNRLLQGDVGSGKTLVALMSMIIAVENKFQAAFMAPTEILANQHFKTISKMTEGLGLNVKLFTGNTKQKEKNLILEELKSGKIDIIIGTHILIEDYVEFYNLGFVVIDEQHRFGVAQRAKMWSKNNPPPHILVMTATPIPRTLAMTVYGDLDYSVIDELPPGRKAVKTIYLPQHERLRLIYFLKDQIAKGQQVYFVFPLIYESNKLDLRDLMDGFERLSREFPIPEYQISIVHGQQKPEHQEIEMNRFVKHETQILIATTVIEVGVDVPNASVMVVENAERFGLSQLHQLRGRVGRGAAQSYCILTTGEKVSQEGKNRIATMVSSNDGFVIAEADMRLRGPGDLHGTRQSGILDLKIADIAQDEAILQAARDEAFEILENDPQLQNIKNSPTRQYLEQQTYAKNIWSNIS, from the coding sequence TTGAATATCCTAGATACATCGATAGAGTATATAAAAGGTGTAGGTCCAGCAAAAGCCGAAATACTTCGGAATGAATTGCAGATTTACACCTTTTCTCATTTAATGACTTATTTCCCTTTCAGGTATATTGATAAGAGGAAGATAAATACTATTGCCGAGATTGATGATAACACTCAGGAAATACAGCTTAGAGGATATATTGTTGCTCTTGAAACTATAGGTGTGGGACGAAATATTCGCCTTGAAGCTAAGTTCAGAGATAAAACAGGAATTATTACTTTGGTCTGGTTTAAAGGAATTAGATGGATAAAAGATAAATTAAAACCCAATGTCGAATATATTATTTTCGGAAAACCGGCAAATTTTCTGGGAAGCTATAATATTTCTCATCCAGAAATAGAAACCATAAGCGAATATCAACAAACCGCCAAACTCAGATTTCATCCCGTTTATCGAAGTACGGAAAGGATGAAAAACGCCGGACTTAATTCAAAAGGCCTTTCGAAAATTATGGAAAACCTTTTTGAAAAGATTTATAATTCGCTTAATGAAAATCTTCCTGCGGAAACACTTCAAAAATATAAATTAATTTCTCGTAAAGAAGCTCTTTACAAAATACATTTTCCGACATCGGAAAATGATATTCAAGAAAGCAACAGGAGATTGAAATTCGAAGAATTATTCTTTTTGCAAATGAATATCATCACATCGAAAATAAGAAAATCGACAATAACAAAAGGGTTTATTTTCGATAAAGTAGGGGATTTATTCAATACCTTCTATCATAATAATATTCAATTCGAATTAACGGGCGCGCAGAAAAAAGTTGTAAAAGAAATTCGCAACGATTTCAAGAAGGGCAAGCAGATGAACCGCCTTTTACAAGGCGATGTCGGAAGCGGAAAGACCCTTGTTGCTCTTATGAGTATGATTATTGCCGTTGAAAATAAATTTCAGGCTGCATTTATGGCTCCAACGGAAATACTTGCTAATCAGCATTTCAAAACTATTTCTAAAATGACTGAAGGTTTGGGTTTAAATGTAAAACTCTTTACCGGAAATACTAAGCAAAAAGAAAAAAATCTTATCCTTGAGGAATTGAAATCGGGAAAGATAGATATAATTATTGGAACCCACATTCTTATCGAGGACTATGTTGAATTTTACAACCTCGGATTTGTTGTTATTGACGAGCAGCACCGTTTCGGAGTTGCGCAAAGAGCAAAAATGTGGAGTAAGAATAATCCACCGCCGCATATTTTGGTAATGACGGCAACTCCTATTCCGCGAACTTTAGCAATGACTGTTTACGGCGACCTTGATTATTCTGTTATTGATGAATTACCTCCCGGGAGAAAGGCTGTAAAAACGATTTATCTGCCTCAACATGAAAGATTAAGATTGATTTATTTTCTTAAGGATCAAATAGCAAAAGGACAACAGGTGTATTTTGTTTTTCCTTTGATTTATGAATCTAATAAGTTAGATTTGCGCGATTTAATGGATGGTTTCGAGAGATTATCCAGAGAATTTCCAATTCCCGAATATCAGATTTCAATTGTGCACGGACAACAAAAACCGGAACATCAAGAGATTGAAATGAATCGTTTTGTTAAACATGAAACACAGATATTAATTGCAACTACTGTAATTGAAGTTGGTGTTGATGTTCCGAATGCTTCGGTAATGGTAGTAGAGAATGCAGAGCGTTTCGGATTGTCGCAATTACACCAACTGCGCGGACGTGTCGGAAGAGGTGCGGCTCAATCGTATTGTATTCTTACCACAGGTGAGAAAGTTTCTCAAGAAGGAAAAAATCGGATAGCAACAATGGTTTCAAGTAATGACGGTTTTGTTATTGCGGAAGCCGATATGCGTTTACGCGGTCCCGGAGACTTGCACGGTACACGTCAAAGTGGAATTCTTGATTTAAAGATTGCAGATATTGCTCAGGATGAAGCAATCTTGCAAGCCGCCCGCGACGAAGCTTTTGAAATCTTGGAAAATGATCCGCAACTTCAAAACATAAAGAATTCTCCAACTCGTCAATATCTGGAACAGCAAACATATGCAAAAAATATTTGGAGTAATATTTCTTAA
- the gldN gene encoding gliding motility protein GldN — translation MKKFLCYITVIVLSLAFGQKAYAQYIDAPRDGFFDRSTNMERKPIPYVYVKEADVMWSQRIWRTIDLRERANQVFYYPATPQEHWKNLMTVIMDALKDGKITAYDASTTDEFNVPMSYSEVISKLSSSEKITLQRPYPPYEEYDTIIVKDFNTQDITTFRIKEDWFFDKKRSVMECRIIGICPVKQDVDPNTNEIRGTLPLFWIYYPEAREVLVNAEVFNPRSDSNRLTYDDIFWKRMFTSTIYKESNTYDRRISEYATELDALLESDRIQNKIRMIEDDMWQY, via the coding sequence ATGAAAAAGTTTTTGTGCTATATAACAGTAATTGTCTTAAGTTTAGCCTTCGGGCAGAAAGCTTATGCACAATATATTGATGCTCCGCGCGACGGCTTCTTTGATAGAAGTACTAACATGGAACGTAAGCCAATTCCTTATGTTTATGTTAAAGAAGCTGATGTAATGTGGTCGCAACGCATTTGGCGTACTATTGACCTCAGAGAAAGAGCTAATCAGGTATTCTATTACCCGGCTACTCCGCAGGAACATTGGAAAAACTTAATGACTGTTATTATGGACGCTCTTAAAGACGGTAAAATTACCGCCTACGATGCTTCTACAACAGACGAATTCAATGTTCCCATGTCATATTCGGAAGTAATAAGTAAACTTTCAAGTAGTGAGAAAATCACATTACAACGTCCTTATCCGCCTTATGAAGAATATGACACTATAATTGTTAAGGATTTTAATACTCAGGATATCACAACGTTCAGAATTAAAGAAGATTGGTTCTTCGATAAGAAAAGATCTGTAATGGAATGCCGTATTATTGGTATTTGTCCTGTAAAACAAGATGTTGACCCTAACACTAATGAAATCAGAGGTACTCTTCCTCTTTTCTGGATTTACTATCCCGAAGCTCGTGAAGTGTTGGTTAATGCTGAAGTGTTTAATCCCAGAAGTGATTCTAACAGACTTACTTATGATGATATTTTTTGGAAACGTATGTTTACAAGTACTATCTATAAAGAATCTAATACATACGACAGAAGAATATCGGAGTATGCAACTGAATTAGATGCTTTATTAGAATCCGATAGAATTCAAAATAAAATCCGCATGATCGAAGACGACATGTGGCAATACTAA
- the gldM gene encoding gliding motility protein GldM translates to MAGYKETPRQKMIGMMYLVLTAMLALNVSVELLNAFVMVNDSVVETNHTMQNRVNETYDKFKEQYLINPAKVEPFWQKAQEVRTLSNNMVDYIDSIKYTVIALSERKTIDEVKDIPLGKIGSKDKYDVATNFFIGQDMQKGEAEVLKEKLNEFVSDLLTLIPEDRRNLFELGLNTDGDYFDANGKKLTWERYHFYHTILAADVTFLNKLIMDVQNAEYELVNYFIRSVSADDFKFDKIDVKIIPRSSYVFLNDTYEAEVLVVAYDTAQTPEVKFLMGTDKITDANINNARTVTGKTGEGIVKLTIPAQSEGIQRFAGIVSIMAPNGDINQYHFNDEFVVARPSITVAATKMNVFYIGVDNPVAISAAGYGNSQITPSISVGTLTRTGDGVWNVRIPQGSKGTTKITVTADTDKGKISLGTQEYRIKRVPNPTATIANQYSGTIDKNILLAAGAVIPKMPEDFEFDLTFQIVRFDFVGSKGGGDLIRESSNSGSLNANMKSFIQNSKRGDKIWIENIVAKGPDGERTLSNISLQIR, encoded by the coding sequence ATGGCTGGATATAAAGAAACACCAAGACAGAAAATGATCGGCATGATGTATTTGGTGCTGACCGCCATGTTAGCATTAAATGTATCTGTCGAATTGCTAAATGCCTTTGTTATGGTAAACGATAGTGTTGTTGAAACTAATCATACAATGCAAAATCGTGTTAATGAAACTTATGATAAATTTAAAGAACAATATTTAATTAACCCGGCTAAGGTTGAACCTTTTTGGCAAAAAGCTCAAGAAGTTAGAACTTTAAGTAACAATATGGTTGATTATATTGATTCTATTAAATATACTGTTATTGCTCTTTCCGAAAGAAAGACTATTGATGAGGTAAAAGATATTCCTTTGGGAAAAATAGGTTCGAAGGATAAATATGATGTAGCAACCAACTTCTTTATCGGACAAGATATGCAAAAGGGAGAAGCTGAGGTTCTGAAAGAAAAATTAAACGAATTCGTAAGCGACCTGCTTACTCTTATTCCTGAAGACAGAAGAAATTTATTTGAACTCGGATTAAATACTGATGGTGATTATTTTGATGCAAACGGTAAGAAATTAACTTGGGAGCGGTATCATTTTTACCATACTATATTAGCTGCGGATGTTACTTTCCTTAATAAATTGATAATGGATGTGCAAAATGCTGAATATGAGCTTGTAAATTATTTTATCAGATCGGTTTCGGCAGATGATTTTAAATTTGATAAAATTGATGTTAAAATTATTCCGCGTTCAAGTTATGTATTTTTAAATGATACTTATGAAGCTGAAGTATTAGTTGTTGCTTATGATACGGCTCAAACACCGGAAGTTAAATTCTTGATGGGTACCGATAAAATAACAGACGCTAATATAAATAATGCGAGAACAGTAACAGGTAAAACCGGAGAGGGAATCGTAAAACTTACGATACCTGCTCAAAGCGAAGGTATTCAAAGATTTGCCGGTATTGTTAGCATTATGGCACCAAACGGTGATATCAATCAATATCATTTCAATGATGAATTTGTTGTTGCTCGTCCTTCAATTACTGTTGCTGCAACTAAAATGAATGTTTTTTATATTGGGGTTGATAATCCTGTTGCTATATCCGCTGCCGGTTATGGAAATTCTCAGATTACTCCTTCTATTTCTGTTGGTACTCTTACAAGAACCGGCGATGGAGTATGGAATGTCAGAATTCCTCAAGGTTCTAAAGGTACTACCAAAATTACTGTTACAGCCGATACCGACAAAGGAAAAATCTCATTAGGTACTCAAGAATATCGTATTAAACGTGTTCCTAATCCGACTGCTACTATAGCCAACCAATATTCCGGTACTATAGATAAAAATATTTTACTTGCAGCTGGTGCGGTAATTCCTAAAATGCCGGAAGACTTCGAATTTGACCTTACTTTCCAAATAGTTCGTTTTGATTTCGTTGGATCTAAGGGTGGCGGTGACTTAATTAGAGAATCTTCAAATAGTGGTAGCCTTAATGCAAATATGAAAAGTTTTATTCAAAACTCTAAAAGAGGAGATAAAATCTGGATTGAAAATATTGTTGCTAAAGGTCCTGACGGTGAAAGAACCCTCAGTAATATAAGCCTTCAAATAAGGTAA
- the gldL gene encoding gliding motility protein GldL: MGLKTLVASKGWKNFMSKLYGWGAALVILGALFKINHYPGANLMLVLGMGTEALIFFFSAFEPPHVEPDWSLVYPELAEQYHDGDKPEKKERKAVQKHTPAASNELDNLLHSANIDPTLLKNLGDGFNKLNNTVSALNDITSIGTAGKGLTESLKVAGEKTDDLSENLSSLNTAYEAQIRRTNEQFQALADRMTQVFEMQLQKTNEQNAANEAIHNSMSKFIESMHSAVEYNEKYQKESAKLAENLSELNEVYANMLTALNYNKK, encoded by the coding sequence ATGGGTTTAAAAACATTAGTAGCAAGTAAGGGTTGGAAAAACTTTATGTCTAAATTGTATGGTTGGGGAGCAGCCCTGGTAATTTTAGGCGCGTTATTTAAAATTAACCATTATCCGGGAGCAAATCTCATGTTGGTTTTAGGTATGGGTACCGAAGCACTAATCTTTTTCTTTTCTGCTTTTGAACCTCCTCACGTTGAACCGGATTGGAGTTTAGTCTATCCTGAATTAGCAGAACAATATCATGATGGTGACAAACCGGAGAAAAAAGAAAGAAAAGCAGTTCAAAAACATACTCCCGCAGCTTCTAATGAATTGGATAATTTGCTTCATAGTGCCAATATTGATCCGACACTTCTTAAAAACCTCGGTGACGGTTTCAATAAATTAAATAATACAGTATCAGCATTAAACGATATTACATCCATTGGTACTGCTGGAAAAGGTTTAACGGAATCTTTAAAAGTTGCAGGTGAAAAAACAGATGATCTAAGCGAAAATCTAAGTTCACTTAATACTGCATATGAAGCACAAATACGCAGAACTAATGAGCAATTCCAAGCTTTGGCTGATAGAATGACTCAAGTTTTTGAAATGCAGCTTCAAAAAACAAACGAACAAAATGCAGCTAATGAAGCTATCCATAACTCAATGAGTAAATTTATTGAAAGCATGCATTCAGCTGTAGAATATAATGAAAAATATCAAAAAGAATCGGCTAAATTAGCTGAAAACCTCTCAGAATTAAATGAGGTTTATGCAAATATGCTAACTGCTTTAAATTATAATAAAAAATAA
- a CDS encoding SUMF1/EgtB/PvdO family nonheme iron enzyme, with the protein MKNKSFALTVLVLIVLFSSCKNTGNGELTGVVRKTKYNPVDPYGMVYIPMGAITIGVGDEDPMGFHYTTPRTVSVSAFYMDQTEITNSEYRQFVHWVRDSIAMTILGESFPETYLIEQDAKTGEIYDPPILNQKAKIDWKNPEVQETLEELYIPEHERYARKKEIDARKLFYDYYWIDLNAAAQKDLSDPDNDPVDGSFANRPQGRKDRSVFVKKERINVYPDTLCWISDYAYSYNEPMAKFYFSHQAYDNYPVVGVNWKQAKAFCAWRTELKNNFVASEGKGVINEYRLPTELEWERAARGGYEGNPYPWGGPYTFNEKGCYLANFKPQRGNYAADGGLTTVIVAHYPPNDFNLYDMAGNVAEWTIDAFDESSYNFGWDMNMSYTYNAKDTDPPALKRKVVRGGSWKDVHNNIQVFNRAYEYQDSATSYVGFRCVQSFLGRQKGDSSKASAIY; encoded by the coding sequence ATGAAAAATAAATCATTTGCGTTAACGGTTTTGGTGTTAATAGTTTTATTTTCATCGTGTAAGAATACTGGTAATGGTGAATTGACAGGTGTAGTGAGAAAAACAAAATATAATCCTGTTGATCCATACGGAATGGTATACATTCCTATGGGTGCGATTACTATTGGTGTCGGCGATGAAGATCCAATGGGATTCCATTATACTACACCAAGAACCGTTTCAGTATCTGCTTTTTATATGGATCAAACCGAGATCACTAACTCAGAGTATCGCCAATTTGTACATTGGGTGAGAGATTCTATAGCTATGACAATTTTAGGAGAAAGTTTTCCCGAAACATACCTTATAGAACAAGACGCAAAAACAGGAGAAATTTATGATCCGCCAATATTAAACCAGAAGGCTAAAATTGATTGGAAAAATCCTGAAGTGCAAGAAACTCTGGAAGAATTATACATCCCTGAACATGAAAGATATGCTCGTAAGAAAGAAATTGATGCAAGAAAATTATTTTATGATTATTATTGGATTGATTTGAACGCGGCTGCACAAAAAGATTTGTCTGATCCTGATAATGACCCGGTCGATGGTTCTTTTGCTAACCGTCCGCAAGGTAGAAAAGACCGTTCTGTATTTGTTAAAAAAGAAAGGATTAATGTTTATCCCGATACATTGTGCTGGATAAGTGACTATGCATATTCTTACAATGAACCGATGGCAAAATTCTATTTTTCACACCAAGCGTATGATAATTATCCTGTTGTTGGTGTAAACTGGAAACAAGCAAAGGCTTTTTGCGCCTGGAGAACGGAGTTGAAAAACAACTTTGTTGCATCGGAAGGAAAAGGTGTAATTAACGAATACAGACTTCCCACAGAACTCGAATGGGAAAGAGCAGCAAGAGGCGGTTACGAAGGGAATCCTTATCCTTGGGGCGGTCCTTATACATTTAATGAAAAAGGTTGTTATCTTGCTAACTTTAAACCTCAAAGAGGTAATTATGCTGCCGATGGTGGATTAACAACAGTTATTGTTGCTCATTATCCTCCAAACGATTTCAACTTATATGATATGGCCGGAAATGTTGCCGAATGGACTATAGATGCATTCGATGAATCCAGTTATAATTTCGGTTGGGATATGAATATGTCCTATACCTATAATGCAAAAGATACCGATCCTCCTGCGTTGAAACGTAAAGTAGTTCGTGGCGGATCATGGAAAGATGTACATAATAATATTCAAGTGTTTAACAGAGCTTACGAATATCAAGATTCTGCCACAAGCTATGTTGGTTTTAGATGCGTTCAAAGTTTCTTAGGAAGACAAAAGGGCGACAGCAGCAAAGCTTCAGCAATCTATTAA